The Diprion similis isolate iyDipSimi1 chromosome 11, iyDipSimi1.1, whole genome shotgun sequence genome includes a region encoding these proteins:
- the LOC124412639 gene encoding nuclear fragile X mental retardation-interacting protein 1-like: MSPLNRGPMLGPRMPPVGMRPMPPPRFGGRLPPPGMPLRMPPHPMFGPMRQRMPLPGPGMPMFGPRIRGMPPMMMGPMMGPRGMGPCGPPPMRPTSRGMLPSQGLPHMRARLPLCGINMKGKGMNNSKKVSKLEELELKKPWMTDEIRSEIQKKNKLYAKAKKNKDAMEWEEFKDLRNKVTRMIRDAKTEYLAKNPEQATLYSADTSAYDERDENYQSSEEEHEHYCEVCDREFPSEESLARHMGEHRVCGIDGCVFSAHPKLVDKHISMQHTTGLYHRMKNLSTPEDIQNWIAERKRRYPTKANIKHQAAEALEKQKRYEVIREKKSITELNMNKNETKKVTRRKTRRRTRALPVPAKALESQLYSGLQMFPGTLHLRQSASDEEYSLIEDSDNEVGIRSTGHISETDEVDLTMNLEANKTFSLSLVADYGTDSDKDDRPEEVPFKKIKVDTDIPVSVPALTNPDGCHINNNARTRNKDSRHRSEHFENTKRNDNKYKNDRNNQRFHQHKNHTAEGIRKTNKNRLLNKLLSRSIQHERNLICQCIKYIVDNNYFE, from the exons ATGAGCCCATTAAACAGGGGGCCAATGCTCGGCCCTCGAATGCCTCCGGTCGGGATGCGTCCCATGCCTCCTCCACGGTTTGGTGGCCGTCTACCGCCTCCTGGTATGCCGCTCAGAATGCCACCGCATCCGATGTTCGGCCCCATGAGGCAACGTATGCCATTGCCTGGTCCCGGCATGCCAATGTTTGGCCCGAGGATACGTGGCATGCCACCAATGATGATGGGGCCAATGATGGGTCCCAGAGGAATGGGACCCTGTGGTCCACCTCCCATGAGACCCACTTCTCGAGGCATGCTGCCATCCCAAGGCTTGCCACACATGCGAGCCCGGCTACCGCTATGTGGAATTAACATGAAGGGTAAAggaatgaataattcaaaaaaagtCAGCAAACTTGAG GAATTAGAATTAAAGAAACCATGGATGACTGATGAGATTCGTAGCgagatacaaaagaaaaataagctATACGCCAAAgctaagaaaaacaaagatgcAATGGAATGGGAAGAGTTCAAAGATTTGCGGAATAAAGTTACCAGAATGATCCGCGACGCTAAAACagaatatttggccaagaatcCGGAACAG GCAACCCTCTACTCAGCTGACACATCTGCTTATGatgaaagagatgaaaattatCAGAGCTCAGAAGAAGAACACGAACATTACTGTGAGGTATGTGACAGGGAGTTCCCGTCAGAGGAATCCCTTGCTCGGCATATGGGGGAACATCGAGTTTGTGGAATAGATGGTTGCGTCTTTTCAGCGCATCCAAAGCTAGTTGACAAACACATCAGCATGCAACACACTACGGGCCTTTATCATAGAATGAAGAATCTATCAACGCCAGAAGATATCCAAAACTGGATAGCAGAACGCAAACG GCGATACCCAACAAAAGCTAACATAAAACATCAAGCAGCCGAAGCGTTGGAGAAACAAAAGCGGTACGAAGTAATTAGGGAGAAGAAATCAATAACAGAATTGAATATGAAtaagaatgaaacaaaaaaagttacaagaCGCAAAACTCGTAGACGAACACGTGCCTTACCTGTACCTGCAAAGGCTTTGGAATCACAGCTTTATAGTGGCTTGCAAATGTTTCCAGGCACTT TGCACTTACGGCAATCGGCGAGTGATGAAGAGTATTCTCTCATTGAGGATTCAGATAATGAAGTGGGCATAAGAAGTACGGGGCACATTTCTGAAACTGATGAAGTGGATCTAACCATGAACCTTGAGgcaaataaaactttttcgtTGAGTCTGGTAGCAGATTACGGTACAGATTCCGACAAAG ATGACAGACCTGAAGAAGttccgtttaaaaaaataaaagtagatACTGACATTCCTGTAAGTGTTCCGGCCTTAACGAATCCAGATGGCTGTCACATTAACAATAACGCTAGAACGAGAAATAAAGACAGCAGACATAGGTCtgaacattttgaaaacacgaagcGAAACGAtaacaaatataaaaacgaCCGAAACAATCAAAGGTTTCATCAACACAAAAATCACACCGCAGAAGGGATacgtaaaacaaacaaaaatcgaTTACTCAACAAGCTTTTGTCCCGATCAATACAGCATGAAAGAAACTTGATTTGCCAATGTATAAAGTACATTGTTGATAACAATTATTTTGAGTGA
- the LOC124412641 gene encoding FGFR1 oncogene partner 2 homolog isoform X1, with amino-acid sequence MRQNIASYGFSLGTGMSITFQQIMLDAEKLVGRISDQENNTDNLISDIQSVCSQIDSMKQYQEEVEILNSEAHHRPHLQLIAGIQQENKYLREIQAENKELKNALEDHQNALELIMSKYREQTSSLIRRCKVDFTSFHNSKYTQLITSQAEKINEMAAVMKTAAAIDEENDIRGKEVYSRLKEENTVLREILDIANKYGSLDKDPTMDDKTVQTEPA; translated from the exons ATGCGTCAGAATATAGCGTCATACGGTTTTAGTTTAGGTACTGGT ATGTCAATaacttttcaacaaattatgtTGGATGCTGAAAAGCTGGTGGGACGCATTTCAGatcaagaaaataatacgGATAATTTGATATCAGATATACAATCAGTATGCAGTCAAATCGACAGCATGAAACAA tATCAAGAGGAAGTTGAAATCCTTAACTCGGAAGCACACCACAGACCTCACTTACAATTAATTGCTGGAATtcaacaagaaaataaatatctgcGTGAAATTCAAGCAGAGaataaagaattaaaaaatgcgttgGAGGATCATCAGAATGCTCTTGAACTAATAATGTCAAAATACAGAGAACAGACTTCATCTTTGATTCGCCGTTGCAAAGTGGATTTTACCTCCTTCCACAATTCAAAATATACTCAG TTGATTACCAGCCAAGCGGAAAAGATCAATGAGATGGCAGCAGTAATGAAAACTGCAGCTGCGATCGATGAAGAGAATGATATTAGAGGAAAGGAGGTTTATTCTCGACTGAAAGAAGAGAATACTGTTCTACGAGAAATACTTGATATAGCTAACAAGTACGGATCTCTGGATAAAGATCCAACGATGGATGATAAAACTGTTCAAACAGAGCCAGCATAA
- the LOC124412641 gene encoding FGFR1 oncogene partner 2 homolog isoform X2: MSITFQQIMLDAEKLVGRISDQENNTDNLISDIQSVCSQIDSMKQYQEEVEILNSEAHHRPHLQLIAGIQQENKYLREIQAENKELKNALEDHQNALELIMSKYREQTSSLIRRCKVDFTSFHNSKYTQLITSQAEKINEMAAVMKTAAAIDEENDIRGKEVYSRLKEENTVLREILDIANKYGSLDKDPTMDDKTVQTEPA, from the exons ATGTCAATaacttttcaacaaattatgtTGGATGCTGAAAAGCTGGTGGGACGCATTTCAGatcaagaaaataatacgGATAATTTGATATCAGATATACAATCAGTATGCAGTCAAATCGACAGCATGAAACAA tATCAAGAGGAAGTTGAAATCCTTAACTCGGAAGCACACCACAGACCTCACTTACAATTAATTGCTGGAATtcaacaagaaaataaatatctgcGTGAAATTCAAGCAGAGaataaagaattaaaaaatgcgttgGAGGATCATCAGAATGCTCTTGAACTAATAATGTCAAAATACAGAGAACAGACTTCATCTTTGATTCGCCGTTGCAAAGTGGATTTTACCTCCTTCCACAATTCAAAATATACTCAG TTGATTACCAGCCAAGCGGAAAAGATCAATGAGATGGCAGCAGTAATGAAAACTGCAGCTGCGATCGATGAAGAGAATGATATTAGAGGAAAGGAGGTTTATTCTCGACTGAAAGAAGAGAATACTGTTCTACGAGAAATACTTGATATAGCTAACAAGTACGGATCTCTGGATAAAGATCCAACGATGGATGATAAAACTGTTCAAACAGAGCCAGCATAA
- the LOC124412640 gene encoding protein tramtrack, beta isoform translates to MGTATQQYCLRWNNHRSNLLTVFDELLQNEAFTDVTLAVDGGASVKCHRMVLAACSSYFQTLFIDLPCKHPVVVLKDVKYIEIKAILEYMYRGEVNVAQEQLGGLLKVAEALKVKGLVEENGSQGRREEGETTAPSPPAITTSTTSSAAHSSGQISPPHSTGTPYSLYGKSPVDRGQGRLSMPMWALSGLPLAQHPSSGHPPPPHAQHSSMLGGSYDNGSDSSPLKRKKISNMIMNRDTPILRTVLGQGHADSSQGGVPLLHPDSHESHSRTHSNGSANDMDRRNSNDLSHSEAVHSPYTDISLMDEDEKPSPQSFAGETNRGIVNYVPTQKPEWKRYKQYTRNDIMSAIEAVRSGMSALQAARKYGVPSRTLYDKVKKLGITTSRPFKRGSNGSGACFPYGIGGNANGNIYSGGLSESENENSSAGIGNNPGSMLDPSFIEGRDTVEREAMIEMTLRSPSPAVHSMSQQHQQQQQQQPTTEDQVEDLSVNRKPEIRVIVPPLIVKEEEQDTPNNSDRN, encoded by the exons ATGGGGACTGCAACTCAACAGTACTGCCTGCGCTGGAACAATCACAGATCAAACTTACTGACAGTGTTCGACGAGCTGTTGCAAAACGAGGCTTTCACCGATGTCACGTTAGCAGTGGATGGCGGTGCATCGGTCAAATGTCACAGGATGGTCCTCGCGGCGTGCTCCTCGTACTTCCAAACTCTCTTCATTGATCTACCGTGCAAACATCCTGTTGTCGTGCTCAAAGATGTCAAATATATTGAGATAAAAGCAATTCTGGAGTACATGTATCGTGGAGAGGTAAACGTTGCTCAGGAACAGCTCGGGGGCTTGCTAAAGGTCGCAGAAGCACTCAAGGTCAAAGGCCTGGTAGAAGAAAATGGCTCACAGGGTAGAAGGGAGGAAGGTGAAACCACAGCCCCGTCGCCTCCTGCAATAACGACCAGCACTACAAGCAGCGCAGCTCACAGTAGTGGCCAAATCTCACCACCTCACTCGACTGGCACCCCTTACAGTTTGTACGGCAAATCGCCTGTAGATAGAGGACAGGGAAGGTTGTCTATGCCGATGTGGGCATTATCAGGGCTGCCGTTGGCCCAGCATCCGTCATCCGGTCATCCGCCACCCCCCCATGCTCAGCATTCTTCCATGTTGGGTGGCTCGTACGACAACGGATCAGACTCGTCACctctgaaacgaaaaaaaatttcaaatatgatTATGAACCGTGATACACCGATCCTGAGAACCGTACTTGGACAAGGCCATGCCGACAGCTCCCAAGGGGGCGTACCCTTGTTACATCCAGACAGTCACGAGAGCCACTCTCGCACGCACAGCAACGGCTCGGCCAACGACATGGACAGGCGCAACAGTAACGATCTTTCGCACAGCGAGGCAGTCCACAGTCCTTACACAGACATATCGCTAATGGATGAGGATGAAAAGCCTTCGCCGCAATCTTTTGCTGGAGAAACAAACCGAG GAATAGTCAATTACGTTCCAACACAAAAACCCGAATGGAAACGTTACAAACAATACACAAGGAACGACATAATGTCGGCGATAGAAGCGGTCAGATCAGGAATGAGTGCCCTGCAAGCAGCTCGGAAGTATGGTGTGCCATCGCGCACCCTGTATGACAAAGTCAAGAAACTGGGAATAACCACATCGAGACCTTTCAAACGTGGATCTAATGGAAGCGGGGCTTGTTTTCCATATGGTATAGGTGGTAATGCAAATGGAAATATTTACAGCGGTGGATTGTCggaaagtgaaaatgaaaacagtaGCGCAGGAATAGGGAATAATCCTGGGTCGATGCTTGATCCAAGTTTCATAGAAGGTCGAGACACCGTCGAACGAGAAGCTATGATAGAAATGACACTTCGCAGTCCGAGCCCAGCCGTTCACTCAATGTCTCAACAGcaccaacagcagcagcagcaacagccgACTACAGAGGATCAAGTAGAAGATTTGTCGGTGAACCGTAAGCCCGAGATTCGAGTAATAGTACCACCGTTAATAGTCAAGGAGGAAGAACAGGATACTCCAAATAACTCTGATCGTAACTAA